From a single Tursiops truncatus isolate mTurTru1 chromosome 20, mTurTru1.mat.Y, whole genome shotgun sequence genomic region:
- the LOC117309550 gene encoding acetylcholine receptor subunit beta-like — MVSSDGSVRWQPPGIYRSSCSIQVTYFPFDWQNCTMVFSSYSYDSSEVSLQTGLGPDGQERQEVHIHEGNFIENGQWEIIHKPSRLIQPPVDPRGGGERRREAVTFYLIIRRKPLFYLVNVIAPCILITLLAIFVFYLPPDAGEKMGLSIFALLTLTVFLLLLADKVPETSLSVPIIIKYLMFTMVLVTFSVILSVVDLNLHHRSPHTHQMPLWVRQIFIHKLPLYLGLKRPKPERDQIPEPPPIPLRDSPRSGWGRGTDECFIRKPPNDVDSPPDDSGDTGSCPGPGRSHMPRSSWAREPWSLSLRVRSLCSGTGEATTVRGPRTAKKKKRKKKRTVFSFQPNHLLLYCDQ; from the exons ATGGTGTCCTCCGACGGCTCCGTGCGCTGGCAGCCCCCGGGCATCTATCGCAGCAGCTGCAGCATCCAG GTCACCTACTTCCCCTTTGACTGGCAGAACTGCACCATGGTGTTCAGTTCCTATAGCTATGACAGCTCAGAAGTCAGTCTGCAGACCGGCTTGGGTCCCGATGGGCAGGAGCGGCAGGAAGTGCACATTCATGAAGGCAACTTTATTG AGAATGGTCAATGGGAGATTATCCACAAGCCTTCTCGGCTAATCCAGCCTCCAGTGGATCCTAGGGGAGGGGGGGAAAGACGGCGTGAAGCAGTCACCTTCTACCTCATCATTCGCCGGAAGCCTCTCTTTTACCTGGTCAACGTCATTGCCCCATGCATCCTCATCACTCTTCTGGCCATCTTCGTCTTCtacctgccaccagatgcag GAGAGAAGATGGGGCTCTCCATCTTTGCCCTGCTGACCCTTACTgtgttcctgctgctgctggcagACAAAGTGCCTGAGACCTCCCTGTCTGTCCCCATCATTATCAAATACCTCATGTTTACCATGGTCCTCGTCACCTTCTCAGTCATCCTTAGCGTCGTAGACCTCAACCTACACCATCGCTCACCCCACACCCACCAAATGCCCCTTTGGGTCCGTCAG ATCTTTATCCACAAACTCCCTCTGTATCTGGGTCTGAAGAGACCCAAACCTGAGAGAGACCAGATACCGGAGCCACCTCCTATACCTCTCAGAGATTCTCCACGAAGTGGCTGGGGTCGGGGAACAGATGAATGTTTCATCCGCAAGCCACCAAATGATGTTGATAGTCCGCCTgacgattcaggggacacgggttcatgccccggtccgggaagatcccacatgccgcggagcagctgggcccgtgagccatggtcgctgagcctgcgtgtccggagcctgtgctccggaacgggagaggccacaacagtgagaggcccgcgtaccgcaaaaaaaaaaaaaagaaagaaaaaaagaaccgt